The Silvibacterium dinghuense DNA window TAAGGGAATGTCTGACCGCGTGCCTATTGCATAATGAGCCGGCTAGTTATTCTTGTCAGCAAGGTTAAGCGTAAGCGAGCCGAAGCGAAAGCGAGTCTGAATAGGGCGTTAAGTTGGCAGGAATAGACGCGAAGCGGGATGATCTACCCTTGGCCAGGTTGAAGGTAGGGTAAAACCTATTGGAGGACCGAACCGGTGTTTGTTGAAAAAAGCTCGGATGAGCTGAGGGTAGGGGTGAAAGGCTAATCAAATTCCGTGATAGCTCGTTCTCTCCGAAATAGCTTTAGGGCTAGCCTCGGATGATTTGCAGTGGTGGTAGAGATCTGGATGGACTAGGGGGCTTTCCGGCTTACTGAATCCAACCAAACTTCGAATGCCATTGACAACCAGTCCGGGAGTCAGACTGTGGGGGCTAAGCTTCACAGTCGAGAGGGAAACAGCCCAGACCGCCTGCTAAGGTCCCAAAGTTACAGTTAAGTGGGAAAGGAAGTCGGAACGCCCAGACAGCCAGGAGGTTGGCTTAGAAGCAGCCATCCTTTAAAGAAAGCGTAATAGCTCACTGGTCAAGCGGTCCGGTGCCGACAATACAACGGGGCTAAAACTGTACACCGAAGCAGCGGATGCACACCTATGGTGTGCGTGGTAGGAGAGCATTCTCAACAGCGATGAAGTCAGACTGAGAAGACTGATGGAGCGTTGCGAAGAGACCCTGCCGGCATAAGTAGCGATAATGAAGGTGAGAACCCTTCACGCCGAAAGTCTAAGGTTTCCTGAGGAAGGTTAATCCGCTCAGGGTTAGGCGGTCCCTAAGGTGAGGCCGAAAGGCGTAGCTGATGGACATCCGGTTAATATTCCGGACCTCCCAACCTTCGTTTGACGATGGGGAGACGCAGAAGGATAAGCAGGACCTCATATGGCTATGGGGTTTGATGCGCGTAAGCTGGTTCTGGTAGGCAAATCCGCCAGAGCTTAACAGTGAGGCGCAAAACAGTAAGGCGTATGCCTGAAAGCTGCTGAGTTCACGCTGCCGAGAAAATCCTCTAAGGAGAGGCGTTGGGAACCGTACCACAAACCGACACAGGTAGACGAGGAGAATATCCAAAGGCGCTCGAGTGAAAGCTTGTTAAGGAACTCGGCAAATTAGACCCGTAACTTCGGGAGAAGGGTCACCCACCTCTGGTGGGTCGCAGTGAAACGCGTACGGCGACTGTTTAACAAAAACACAGGTCTCTGCTAAGTCGAAAACGACGTATAGGGGCTGACTCCTGCCCGGTGCTGGAAGGTTAAAGGGAGAGGTTAGGACGCAAGTCCGAAGCTTTGAACTGAAGCCCCAGTGAACGGCGGCCGTAACTATAACGGTCCTAAGGTAGCGAAATTCCTTGTCGGGTAAGTTCCGACCTGCACGAATGGAGTAACGATCGTACGACTGTCTTAACGAGTTGCTCGGCGAACTTGTAGTACCGGTGAAGATGCCGGTTACCCGCAGCTAGACGGAAAGACCCCGTGCACCTTTACTACACTTTAACTATGATTTATGGCTCTTGCTGCGCAGGATAGGTGGGAGGCTTTGATATCAGATTCTCGGATTTGATGGAGCCACCGGTGAGATACCACCCTGCGAGTGCTGTGACTCTAACCTCCTCCCGTGATCCGGGAGAGGGACATAGTTAGACGGGTAGTTTGACTGGGGCGGTCGCCTCCTAAATTGTAACGGAGGCGCGCGAAGCTACTCTCAGACTGTTTGGAAATCAGTCGTCGAGTGCAAAGGCATAAGAGTGGTTAACTGTGAGACCTACAAGTCGAGCAGATGCGAAAGCAGGCCTTAGTGATCCGGTGGTTCTGTATGGAAGGGCCATCGCTCAACGGATAAAAGGTACGCCGGGGATAACAGGCTGATCGAAGCCAAGAGTTCATATCGACGCTTCGGTTTGGCACCTCGATGTCGGCTCATCGCATCCTGGAGCTGTAGAAGGTTCCAAGGGTTAGGCTGTTCGCCTATTAAAGCGGTACGTGAGCTGGGTTCAGAACGTCGCGAGACAGTTCGGTCCCTATCTGCTGTGGGCGTAGGAGATTTGAGGAGGGCTGTCCTTAGTACGAGAGGACCGGGATGGACGAACCTCTTGTGTTCCAGTTGTCATGCCAATGGCACGGCTGGGTAGCGAAGTTCGGTTGTGATAACCGCTGAATGCATATAAGCGGGAAGCACGCTCCAAGATGAGATCTCCCTGAAGGGCCCAGGAAGACCACCTGGTTGATAGGCTGGAGGTGTAAGCACAGTAATGTGTTCAGCTTACCAGTACTAATCGCCCGTTCGGCTTGTTCATAGAATTAACTCTGCACAGCAGCCGCTGTCGCAAAGACATTCAACAAGCCTTGTAATGGTCAGCAACATTGATAGTTCAGTAACAACCCAATCGATTTCGTTGTGAGATATTAGGCAGAACGTGGCGCCAGTTTGCTGCGGCTTTCCCGGGAGAACAAACCCGCTGACAAGCCCGGCTGCGGGAAAAACAACCCGCCAAGCGCCGACCAGGTTTAAGTTTCAAAGGCGTACTTGCTGTTGAATAGCGCCTTAAGTTTGCCGGTGAGCATACCGCGAGGGTCCCACCCGTTCCCATCCCGAACACGGAAGTTAAGACTCGCTGGGCCGATGGTACTGCACGCGAAAGTGTGTGGGAGATTAGGTGATCGCCGGCAATAATCTCAAGCAAAGCCCGCTCCTCGGAGCGGGCTTTTTGCGTTTAGACCTATCTTTCATCGTTGTCATCCCGACCGCAGCTCACGCAGTGAGCGAAGTGGAGGGACCTGCGGTTTCTATCCCTTTCCCCGTAGCTCTCTTTCATTGACAGAACCATCTATTCGCATATGAAATGGAGTCGCGTTCAGCGCTTCCATATCCATGACAAACAGACGAGACTTCCTCCGCTTGGCTTCTTCGGCCTCTGCCCTTACCCTGCTTCCTGAAAGCACCTTCGCGGCTCCGCAACAGTCAGGCCGCATGCGTCACTCGCATCCGATGATCCCGGCTGCGGCGCCTATGCTCGAGCTGCAGCAGCGGTTTGTCGATCTCCGCTTCGGCATGTTTCTGCACTTCAACATGGCCACCTATCAGGATCGTGAATGGGGAGACCCGTCTTCTCCGGCTACGCTCTTCAATCCGACCAATCTCGATACCGACCAGTGGGCCGCCGCCGCGCAATCGGCTCAGATGACCTGGGGCTGCCTGACCACGCGTCATCACGACGGCTTCTGCCTCTGGCCGACGAAGACGCGTGGCGCGAATGTAGGGCAATCGCAGCCGGGGCTCGATATCGTTCGCCGCTATGTCGATTCCTTCCGCAAGGCCGGGCTGCGCGTCGGACTCTACTACTCGATCCTTTCCAAGCGCGATGACATCCGCCACTTCAACGTCACGCCCGAAAAGATCCAGCTCATCAAGGACCAGCTCACCGAGCTGATGACCCAGTACGGCGAGATCGACATCCTCATCACCGATGGATGGGATGCGCCCTGGAGCCGCATCACCTATCAGGAAGTGCCCTTCCGCGAGATCTACGATCTGGTGAAGTCGCACCAGCCGAACTGCCTGATCTGCGACCTGAACGCCAGTCAATATCCCACCGGCGGCCTCTACTACTCCGATATCAAGGCCTTCGAGCAGAACGCCGGCCAGAAGGTGCCTGCGCACAGCGATCTGCCCGCGCTCTCCTGTGTCACGCTCACCGACGGCTGGTTCTGGAAGCAGGCCGACATCCACGGGCGCATCAAGTCGACGGAGACCGTCGTGAACGAATGGCTGGTGCCGCTCAACCAGCGCCACTGCAACCTGATTCTCAACGCCCCGCCCACGCGCGAAGGCCGCCTGGCGCCGAATGTCATCGCCCGCCTTGAAGAAATCGGCAAAGCCTGGAAGAAGCCCGCCGCACCCGAGCCGCTTGCCGAGCACATCGGCATCACCACGCCGAACCTTGCCACCGGCAAGCCCATCCACGCCAGCTCCTATCCTGACGGCGTAGGCCCCGACCAGGCCAATGACGGCAACTTCCACTCCAGCTGGTACGCCGAGAATCAGACGAGCTGCTGGCTCGAAGTCGACCTCAAGCAGCCTACCCGCTTCAACACCCTCAGTCTGGTCGAGCCGGTCGGCGCCTGGGACGACTACCCGCAGAGCCGCATCCGGAGCTACAGGTTTGAAGCCTTCACCGGCTCCGGCTGGACACCGCTCCTCTCCGGCGATGCGCCCGTACCCGCGACCATCCTGCGCCTGCCGAACGTTGCCACCGCCAGCCGCGTGCGCCTCTCCATCGAAGCCTCTGCCGCCGAACCGCATATCTCCGACCTCGGCATTTACGACGAGCCGTTGTAAGAGGTGGGGAGAGACCTGCGGTTTCTCTTCGCCGGGAGCAAGGCTGCCAATGCTTGTATCAGGGCACGGCTTCAGCCGTGCCATAAGAATGTTTTGAAAGAAGGGCTTCAGCCCCTGCGGCAATATGCCGGGTGCTCCATGCAAGCCTGCCGCTGGCTTGAGTGGGGACGAATGCCCCAGACCCCGTCATCCCGGCCGCTGTGGAGGCGCCTGCGGTTGTTCTATCCCACGTTTCAACATCGAGACGCAGGGCACCCGTCTTCCGCGTGCATCCTACCGGTTGATAGCAACCAACCACAGGTGAGCTCGATTGAAACTGCAGCGGACCCTCTTGTTTTCGAGTGTGCTGATGACTTTGTGCTTCGGGATGTACGCGGAGAGCCCGGAACAACACAGGCCGGATGAAGTCATCGGGAATGGAGCGTACGCAGTGCGTCCGCTTTTGCAGGACCCGGTGACGCAGGCCGCATGGGCTAACAAGCCGTATCGCCTTCTCCTCTACAAAGGAAACCAGGCTATTGCGGATTACGAAGGCATGACCAGCAGCGATGGCCATACGCTGACGCTGCGCTCTCCCGTGCCGATTGCCGATGCCGACATCTCGGCCAGGCCGCTGATCGGGCAGGGAGCATTCAAGGCCTTTATGCAGCTGGTGCAGCCTTCCGGCAAGTCTCTCGCGCATCATGGCTATCTCTTTTCGTTCGGCGGCCGGTTTTTCCTGGGGCGCTCCGACCAGCGCGGCGACACGGCTGAAGTCCGTTTCGACAGGAGCCTGCCTTTGAACATCTATCCCCTGGACGTGGAAGGCGTCAGTGGATGGCAGCAGGAGGCGGCCATCCTGAATGCGACTCTGACGGCAGCCTCTGCTGCGGAGCGGATCGCGCTCATCGAAAAGGCGCTCGCCTATGGACAGGCACACGGGAAAGAAGAGAGTGTAACCGGCCATCTCT harbors:
- a CDS encoding alpha-L-fucosidase — encoded protein: MASSASALTLLPESTFAAPQQSGRMRHSHPMIPAAAPMLELQQRFVDLRFGMFLHFNMATYQDREWGDPSSPATLFNPTNLDTDQWAAAAQSAQMTWGCLTTRHHDGFCLWPTKTRGANVGQSQPGLDIVRRYVDSFRKAGLRVGLYYSILSKRDDIRHFNVTPEKIQLIKDQLTELMTQYGEIDILITDGWDAPWSRITYQEVPFREIYDLVKSHQPNCLICDLNASQYPTGGLYYSDIKAFEQNAGQKVPAHSDLPALSCVTLTDGWFWKQADIHGRIKSTETVVNEWLVPLNQRHCNLILNAPPTREGRLAPNVIARLEEIGKAWKKPAAPEPLAEHIGITTPNLATGKPIHASSYPDGVGPDQANDGNFHSSWYAENQTSCWLEVDLKQPTRFNTLSLVEPVGAWDDYPQSRIRSYRFEAFTGSGWTPLLSGDAPVPATILRLPNVATASRVRLSIEASAAEPHISDLGIYDEPL